A stretch of Vigna angularis cultivar LongXiaoDou No.4 chromosome 4, ASM1680809v1, whole genome shotgun sequence DNA encodes these proteins:
- the LOC108331766 gene encoding protein HEADING DATE 3B isoform X2, producing the protein MKRRKDDEKVMGPMFPRLHVNDTEKGGPRAPPRNKMALYEQFSIPSQRFNSGVVPLNQNISSNTAPPTSSSQKPIRPVEKCHSRQSEEANLTCSLEQRKKVYEEDFRVPVYVHSRVGQCNDKSVETFDRKKITHTGTRYFGCSVAGQSDCERVPKQFGSSHVRKDARCETDGLPQVSTSKDQPLTSVRSISTRENIDTLVRQAKVTPNQEFQDCHVSKRNRFRQDDGYLRQDCGVGSQSNDIGHSGSLVQSSRKLGNGNAATANQTNLAEAINDTGHHDTGMGSLIRGGKLNGSDNASKISSVDNLSPVNISPDDVVGIIGQKQFWKARRAISHQQRVFAVQVFELHRLIKVQQLIAGSPEVLLEDGTFLGKSTPEGSTRKKLSLEYVVKPWQQNLMRKDDSEKLNHKMECSAENAVGKTSLSSVKNDSHLSNYTPFSRNPQQANVAADSGMGPWCFHQSAGHQWLVPVMTPYDGLVYKPYPRPGFTETDGGGCGPSPFGGNFMNPAYGIPNSLQGVGVSPQTPPGSLAYFPPYGMTVMNATISESAVDQVNQFSSLGSHRYNGHLPGGEADHITNNQSSFNLPTPRKGAFSHVLKYQTSKDFELQGSTASSPGEMAQGLSTGQVAEGRDVLPLFPMVAAEPESIPRSLETGQPTRVIKVVPHNRISATASAARIFQSIQEERKQYDSV; encoded by the exons ATGAAGAGAAGGAAGGATGATGAGAAGGTGATGGGGCCAATGTTCCCTAGGCTACATGTCAATGATACAGAAAAGGGAGGACCAAGAGCACCACCTAGGAATAAGATGGCCCTCTATGAGCAGTTTAGTATTCCCTCTCAAAGGTTCAATTCAGGTGTTGTGCCACTCAACCAAAATATTTCCAGTAATACTGCTCCCCCTACATCCTCAAGTCAG AAACCTATTCGTCCCGTGGAAAAATGTCACTCTCGCCAATCAGAAGAGGCAAATTTGACTTGTTCTCTTGAACAGAGAAAGAAGGTATATGAAGAAGACTTTAGGGTTCCTGTATACGTTCATTCAAGGGTTGGTCAGTGTAATGATAAAAGTGTTGAGACTTTCGACAGGAAAAAGATCACTCATACAGGCACTAGGTATTTCGGTTGTTCAGTTGCAGGGCAAAGTGATTGTGAAAGGGTTCCCAAACAATTTGGGTCCTCACATGTCAGGAAAGATGCGCGATGTGAGACTGATGGTCTTCCACAAGTAAGTACAAGTAAAGACCAGCCATTAACGTCTGTCCGAAGCATATCCACGAGAGAAAATATTGACACCTTAGTAAGGCAAGCCAAGGTGACTCCGAATCAAGAGTTTCAAGATTGTCATGTATCAAAAAGGAACAGATTTAGACAGGATGATGGTTACTTACGGCAGGACTGTGGAGTGGGGTCCCAATCCAATGACATTGGACACAGTGGTTCTCTTGTTCAGTCTTCAAGGAAGCTTGGTAATGGAAATGCCGCTACAGCAAACCAAACCAATCTAGCTGAGGCAATCAATGACACTGGACATCATGATACCGGGATGGGCAGTCTGATACGGGGGGGAAAATTAAATGGAAGTGACAATGCTTCAAAGATCTCCTCGGTAGACAATCTGTCACCAGTGAATATTTCTCcagatgatgttgttggaataaTAGGTCAAAAGCAATTCTGGAAAGCTAGAAGAGCAATTTCCCA TCAACAGAGAGTGTTTGCTGTCCAAGTGTTTGAGCTTCACAGATTGATAAAG GTCCAACAACTAATTGCTGGATCACCAGAGGTTTTGCTTGAAGATGGCACTTTTCTGGGAAAGTCTACTCCAGAGGGATCTACTCGGAAGAAACTTTCACTGGAATATGTTGTAAAACCTTGGCAACAAAACCTTATGCGCAAAGATGATTCTGAAAAGTTAAATCATAAAATGGAATGTTCTGCGGAGAATGCAGTTGGCAAGACGTCTCTCTCATCAGTCAAAAACGATAGCCACCTTTCAAACTACACCCCTTTTTCAAGAAATCCTCAACAGGCAAATGTGGCTGCTGACAGTGGAATGGGCCCTTGGTGTTTCCATCAGTCAGCTGGGCACCAATGGTTAGTTCCTGTTATGACTCCTTACGACGGGCTTGTCTACAAGCCATATCCTAGGCCTGGATTCACAGAAACAGATGGTGGAGGATGTGGGCCTTCTCCTTTTGGTGGTAATTTTATGAATCCAGCCTATGGAATCCCAAATTCTCTTCAAGGAGTTGGGGTTTCACCACAAACACCTCCAGGAAGTCTTGCTTACTTCCCTCCATATGGGATGACAGTTATGAATGCAACAATATCAGAGTCAGCTGTTGATCAGGTGAACCAGTTCTCTTCACTAGGTTCTCACAGGTATAATGGTCATTTACCTGGAGGGGAAGCTGATCATATCACAAACAATCAAAGTTCTTTTAATTTGCCAACTCCGAGAAAGGGAGCATTCTCACATGTCCTGAAATATCAGACATCTAAGGATTTTGAGTTGCAGGGGAGTACAGCAAGTAGTCCTGGTGAAATGGCACAGGGATTAAGCACAGGGCAAGTTGCAGAAGGAAGGGATGTTCTTCCTCTTTTCCCTATGGTTGCGGCAGAACCTGAGTCTATTCCTCGCTCTCTTGAAACCGGACAACCAACTCGAGTAATCAAAGTCGTGCCGCACAACCGAATATCAGCAACTGCTTCAGCAGCTAGAATTTTTCAATCAATTCAGGAAGAGAGAAAACAGTATGACTCAGTCTAG
- the LOC108331766 gene encoding protein EARLY FLOWERING 3 isoform X1 encodes MKRRKDDEKVMGPMFPRLHVNDTEKGGPRAPPRNKMALYEQFSIPSQRFNSGVVPLNQNISSNTAPPTSSSQGTVPERNNVFPVHLPSQKPIRPVEKCHSRQSEEANLTCSLEQRKKVYEEDFRVPVYVHSRVGQCNDKSVETFDRKKITHTGTRYFGCSVAGQSDCERVPKQFGSSHVRKDARCETDGLPQVSTSKDQPLTSVRSISTRENIDTLVRQAKVTPNQEFQDCHVSKRNRFRQDDGYLRQDCGVGSQSNDIGHSGSLVQSSRKLGNGNAATANQTNLAEAINDTGHHDTGMGSLIRGGKLNGSDNASKISSVDNLSPVNISPDDVVGIIGQKQFWKARRAISHQQRVFAVQVFELHRLIKVQQLIAGSPEVLLEDGTFLGKSTPEGSTRKKLSLEYVVKPWQQNLMRKDDSEKLNHKMECSAENAVGKTSLSSVKNDSHLSNYTPFSRNPQQANVAADSGMGPWCFHQSAGHQWLVPVMTPYDGLVYKPYPRPGFTETDGGGCGPSPFGGNFMNPAYGIPNSLQGVGVSPQTPPGSLAYFPPYGMTVMNATISESAVDQVNQFSSLGSHRYNGHLPGGEADHITNNQSSFNLPTPRKGAFSHVLKYQTSKDFELQGSTASSPGEMAQGLSTGQVAEGRDVLPLFPMVAAEPESIPRSLETGQPTRVIKVVPHNRISATASAARIFQSIQEERKQYDSV; translated from the exons ATGAAGAGAAGGAAGGATGATGAGAAGGTGATGGGGCCAATGTTCCCTAGGCTACATGTCAATGATACAGAAAAGGGAGGACCAAGAGCACCACCTAGGAATAAGATGGCCCTCTATGAGCAGTTTAGTATTCCCTCTCAAAGGTTCAATTCAGGTGTTGTGCCACTCAACCAAAATATTTCCAGTAATACTGCTCCCCCTACATCCTCAAGTCAG GGGACTGTCCCTGAGAGAAATAATGTCTTTCCTGTTCATTTGCCATCGCAGAAACCTATTCGTCCCGTGGAAAAATGTCACTCTCGCCAATCAGAAGAGGCAAATTTGACTTGTTCTCTTGAACAGAGAAAGAAGGTATATGAAGAAGACTTTAGGGTTCCTGTATACGTTCATTCAAGGGTTGGTCAGTGTAATGATAAAAGTGTTGAGACTTTCGACAGGAAAAAGATCACTCATACAGGCACTAGGTATTTCGGTTGTTCAGTTGCAGGGCAAAGTGATTGTGAAAGGGTTCCCAAACAATTTGGGTCCTCACATGTCAGGAAAGATGCGCGATGTGAGACTGATGGTCTTCCACAAGTAAGTACAAGTAAAGACCAGCCATTAACGTCTGTCCGAAGCATATCCACGAGAGAAAATATTGACACCTTAGTAAGGCAAGCCAAGGTGACTCCGAATCAAGAGTTTCAAGATTGTCATGTATCAAAAAGGAACAGATTTAGACAGGATGATGGTTACTTACGGCAGGACTGTGGAGTGGGGTCCCAATCCAATGACATTGGACACAGTGGTTCTCTTGTTCAGTCTTCAAGGAAGCTTGGTAATGGAAATGCCGCTACAGCAAACCAAACCAATCTAGCTGAGGCAATCAATGACACTGGACATCATGATACCGGGATGGGCAGTCTGATACGGGGGGGAAAATTAAATGGAAGTGACAATGCTTCAAAGATCTCCTCGGTAGACAATCTGTCACCAGTGAATATTTCTCcagatgatgttgttggaataaTAGGTCAAAAGCAATTCTGGAAAGCTAGAAGAGCAATTTCCCA TCAACAGAGAGTGTTTGCTGTCCAAGTGTTTGAGCTTCACAGATTGATAAAG GTCCAACAACTAATTGCTGGATCACCAGAGGTTTTGCTTGAAGATGGCACTTTTCTGGGAAAGTCTACTCCAGAGGGATCTACTCGGAAGAAACTTTCACTGGAATATGTTGTAAAACCTTGGCAACAAAACCTTATGCGCAAAGATGATTCTGAAAAGTTAAATCATAAAATGGAATGTTCTGCGGAGAATGCAGTTGGCAAGACGTCTCTCTCATCAGTCAAAAACGATAGCCACCTTTCAAACTACACCCCTTTTTCAAGAAATCCTCAACAGGCAAATGTGGCTGCTGACAGTGGAATGGGCCCTTGGTGTTTCCATCAGTCAGCTGGGCACCAATGGTTAGTTCCTGTTATGACTCCTTACGACGGGCTTGTCTACAAGCCATATCCTAGGCCTGGATTCACAGAAACAGATGGTGGAGGATGTGGGCCTTCTCCTTTTGGTGGTAATTTTATGAATCCAGCCTATGGAATCCCAAATTCTCTTCAAGGAGTTGGGGTTTCACCACAAACACCTCCAGGAAGTCTTGCTTACTTCCCTCCATATGGGATGACAGTTATGAATGCAACAATATCAGAGTCAGCTGTTGATCAGGTGAACCAGTTCTCTTCACTAGGTTCTCACAGGTATAATGGTCATTTACCTGGAGGGGAAGCTGATCATATCACAAACAATCAAAGTTCTTTTAATTTGCCAACTCCGAGAAAGGGAGCATTCTCACATGTCCTGAAATATCAGACATCTAAGGATTTTGAGTTGCAGGGGAGTACAGCAAGTAGTCCTGGTGAAATGGCACAGGGATTAAGCACAGGGCAAGTTGCAGAAGGAAGGGATGTTCTTCCTCTTTTCCCTATGGTTGCGGCAGAACCTGAGTCTATTCCTCGCTCTCTTGAAACCGGACAACCAACTCGAGTAATCAAAGTCGTGCCGCACAACCGAATATCAGCAACTGCTTCAGCAGCTAGAATTTTTCAATCAATTCAGGAAGAGAGAAAACAGTATGACTCAGTCTAG